The region TCCCCATATTGACAGCCGTAGACTTGTAATTTGCAACTTCTTTAGCTTCTGGTTTCTCTCCCTATAAATACTCCTTAAAAAGCGGAAATCTCTAAGAACTGACTGAAGATGACTCCTTCTTTATTGGTTGGGGATGAGCTCGAGAAAGGTTGATTCACTGCTAGCGTCAAAGAGAGCCCTCGCATAATTTCCTGGCATCTTCAAGATTGGAGCTAGACCAATGGTGGCTTGCACATGATCATTAAGGCGCTTCTCGGTGTTCTCAATATACTCCTCGACATCATTGCTGGCATCCCACACCTGCGCTCCAGCGATTTCTCTGATTATTAACTTTTTGAAGAACTACAAGGCTGAGGTTTATGTCGACATGGGTTGCAACAACCAGCTTCACTCTTGGGTCGGAAGGACTGGTTTCTGCTGTACACCCTATGCCTTCTCAGCCAGGTCCGATGATGGCAGTTTGTCAGGATTCACCTCCACATACCGGCCCATGTGTGAGATTTCTTGGAAACTTCTGTCAATGCAGAAGGTGCCAATATGTGTCTTTTCAGTCTCTCGTGTCTCTCTGCCTTGCAGCCCTCCATCAGCGTGGTCCAGTTTTTTGTCAATCATGCTGTTGTAGATCTTAAGCTTGTGGGAGCTTGTTGACGAGGCAGTGTATATATTCATGGTCTTTCCTTACATCATCTTCCGCTCCCACTCTATCCCTCTTAGGAGCTGAGCAGAAGTAGACAGACAATTTTCATCCCCTATGGCCTCCAGAATTGGACGGTTTACTTGCTCTCTCCTCAAACAAGATGATCCACGAGCCATCATCCGCTATGGCTTCTGACTTTAAATGATGAAAGAAGCTCTGAAAGCTTAATCGGACAGATAGGGGTTGGAGGAGCCTCTATGTACGGCAATGTAACCTATTCTATCGGCTCCATCTTTCAGCGTTGTATGAATTATCTCCTCAGGCAACCCATTTTTCATGCAGGTTTTTTTCAGTGATGGTGTCCAGTCCAGTTTTGACAATTGCTACCCAGTAGCTCCATGCCACCCCCACACAATTTGGCTCTGAAAACTCAAAGACCTCCACATGTCCTTCCATCAGCTGAGGCTCATAATTACTGCCACCAAACTGTCCTCAAACCATATCAGGCTTAACTGGTATATAATGGATGTAGGTCGAAGCATCCATCATTCCAAATTGAGCCTCACGATCATCCAGAGCACTTGTTGGTTTTAACGCAGCCTCCCCTTTTGACTTCAACTAGTGGTACTACTCCGCATATTTTCCCTTCGACTGCGTTTGGTTAGAGTACATTTATATTACGTAAAGCAGTGATAGTGAATTTTTACTGAAATAATCAAAGTGACATCTCTATTTTTGTActcttcatgcaaaaattaaTTGAGTTTAACTTTACAAATcatgtttttgcagtgtacagtTTCTGTGACAAAGCAGAATTCCCATTTGAGATCTTAAAAAAACTGCCCCTGAACAGGAGGAACACATGATCTGGTACAATTCCTCATCTGCATATTAAAATGTAATGTTTGTTGTCTTACTGTGTCCTTCTGGCCCACACTTTGAGCAATGGTATCTGTGCTGTACCAAACTTGCTGCTCTCAAACTTTGCAGTTTCGGACTTGTAAACAGCCAGTGCATCCATAGCATGTTTCTCAGTCCGTCACAACGTCTCTCCTTGCTGCATGTTTCCTAAGATGTCTGAAAAGCTTGTTGGCagcttctcttcttttctccacTGAGTGAACCAATGCTGCCAGGACCTTGTGGATCCTCCAGTATTTCTTGCTCATGCTCAATCATTTTATggagatacatgtagttcagcCAGGAAACATATTACTGAATTATCAATGAGTTTCTTCCCCATATTGACAGCCGTAGACTTGTAATTTGCAAGTTCTTCAGCTTCTGGTTTCTCTCCCTATAAATCATCCTTAAAAAGCGGAAATCTCTGAGAACTGACTGAACATGACTCCTGTCTTGGTTGGAGATGAGCTAGAGAAAGGTTGATTCATTGCTAGCATCAAAGAGAGTCCTCGCGTAATTTCCTGGCATCTTCAAGATTGGAGCTAGAACAATGGTGGCTCGCACATGATCATTAAGGCGCTTCTCAGCGTCCTCAGTATACTCCTCGACATCATTGCTGGCATCCCAGACCTGCGCTCCAGCGATTTCTCTGATTATTAACTTTTGAAGAACTGCCTGAGGTTTATATCGGCGTGGGTTGCATCAACCAGCTTCATCCTTGGGTCAGAGAGGACTGGTTTCCGCTGTACACCCTTTGCCTTCTCAGCCAGGACCGATGATGACAATTTGTCAGGATTCACCTCCACATACCGGCCCATGTATGCGATTTCTTGGAAACTTGTGTCAATGCAGAAGGTGCCAATATGTGTCTTGGCAGTCTCTCGTGTTGTGTGACAGAAGGTGCATAGGTAACGCAACCAGCTGCCTTGGAGCCCTCCATCAGCGtggtcaagttttttttttatcatgctgTTATAGATCTTAAGCTTGTGGGAGCTTGTTGACAAGGCAGTATATATCTTCATGGTCTTTCCTTGCATCATCTTCCGCTCCTACTTTATCCTTCTGAGGAGCTGAGCAAAAGTAGACGAACGATTTTCATCCTCTATGGCCTCCAGAATTGGATGATTTACTTGCTCTCTCCTCCTCAAACAAGATGATCCGCGAGCCATCATCCGCTATGGCTTCTGACtttaaaattacaaaagaaGCTCTGAACGCTTTATTGGGCAGATAGGTGTCGGAAGAAACCTCGATGTATGGCAATGTCGTCCATTCCATTGGTTCCATCTTTCAGCGTTGTATGAATTATTATCTCCTCAGACAATCCATTTTCATGCAGGCTTTTTTCAATGGTGGTGTCCAGCTAAGTTTTGGCAACTGCTGCCCGGTAGCTCCATGCCACTCCGCACAATTTGGCTCTGCAAACTCCCAAGGACCTCCACATGTCCTCCTATCAGCTGAGGCTCATAAATACTGCCACCAAACTGTCCTCAAACCATATCAGACTTAACTGGTTTATGATGGATGTAGGTTGAAGCATCCATCATGCCAAATTGAGCCTCACGATCGTCTAGAGCACTTGGTGGTTTTAACGCGGCCTCCCCTTTTGACTTCAAATAGTGGTACTACTCCGCATATTTTCCCTTCGACTGTGTTTGATTAGAGTacatttatattacataaagcaGTGATAGTGAATTTTTCTGAAATAATCAAAGTGACATCTCTATTTTTGttctcttcatgcaaaaattaaTTGAGTTTAACTTTACAAATcatgtttttgcagtgtacagtTTCTGTGACAAAGCAGAATTCCCATTTGAGATCTTAAAAAAACTGCCCCTGAACAGGAGGAACACATGATCTGGTACAATTCCTCATCTGCATATTAAAATGTAATGTTTGTTGTCTTACTGTGTCCTTCTGGCCCACACTTTGAGCAATGGTATCTGTGCTGTACCAAACTTGCTGCTCTCAAACTTTGCAGTTTCGGACTTGTAAACAGCCAGTGCATCCATAGCATGTTTCTCAGTCCGTTACAACTCCTCTCCTTGCTGCATGTTTCCTAAGATGTCTGAAAAGCTTGTTGGCagcttctcttctttctccacTGAGTGAACCAATGCTGCCAGGACCTTGTGGATCCTCCAGTATTTCTTGCTCATGCTCAATCATTTTATggagatacatgtagttcagcCAGGAAACATGCTACTGAATTATCAATGAGTTTCTTCCCCATATTGACAGCCATAGACTTGTAATTTGCAAGTTCTTCAGCTTCTGGTTTCTCTCCCTATAAATCCTCCTTTAAAAAGAGGAAATCTCTGAGAACTGACTGAACAAGACCCCTTTTTTATCTTGGTTGGGGATGACCTCGAGAAAGGTTGATTTATTGCTAGCATCAAAGAGAGTCCTTGCGTAATTTCCTGGCATCTTGAAGATTGGAGCTTCAGCTAGACCAATGGTGGCTCGCACATGATCATTAAGGCGCTTCTCGGTGTTCTCAATATACTCCTCGACATCATTGCTGGCATCCCACACCTGCGCTCCAGCGATTTCTCTGATTATTAACTTTTTGAAGAACTGGCTGAGGTTTATGTCAGCGTGGGTTGCATTAACCAGCTTCATCTTTGGGTCAGAGAGGACTGGTTTCAGCTGTACACTCTTTGCCTTCTCAGCCAGGGCCGATGATGACAATTTGTCAGGATTCACCTCCACATACCGGCCCATGTATGCGATTTCTTGGAAACTTGTGTCAATGCAGAAGGTGCCAATATGTGTCTTGGCAGTCTCTCGTGTTGTGTGACAGAAAGTGCATAGGTAACGCAACCAGCTGCCTTGGAGCCCTCCATCAGCGtggtcaagttttttttttatcatgctgTTATAGATCTTAAGCTTGTGGGAGCTTGTTGACAAGGCAGTATATATCTTCATGGTCTTTCCTTGCATCATCTTCCGCTCCTACTTTATCCTTCTGAGGAGCTGAGCAAAAGTAGACGAACGATTTTCATCCTCTATGGCCTCCAGAATTGGATGATTTACTTGCTCTCTCCTCAAACAAGATGATCCGCGAGCCATCATCCGCTATGGCTTCTGACtttaaaattacaaaagaaGCTCTGAACGCTTTATTGGGCAGATAGGTGTCGGAAGAAACCTCGATGTATGGCAATGTCGTCCATTCCATTGGTTCCATCTTTCAGCGTTGTATGAATTATTATCTCCTCAGACAATCCATTTTCATGCAGGCTTTTTTCAATGGTGGTGTCCAGCTATGTTTTGGCAACTGCTGCCCAGTAGCTCCATGCCACTCCGCACAATTTGGCTCTGCAAACTCCCAAGGAGCTCCACATGTCCTCCTATCAGCTGAGGCTCCTAAATACTGCCACCAAACTGTCCTCAAACCATATCAGACTTAATTAGTTTATGATGGATGTAGGTTGAAGCATCCATCATGCCAAATTGAGCCTCACGATCGTCTAGAGCACTTGGTGGTTTTAACGCGGCCTCCCCTTTTGACTTCAAATAGTGGTACTACTCCGCATATTTTCCCTTCGACTGTGTTTGATTAGAGTacatttatattacataaagcaGTGATAGTGAATTTTTCTGAAATAATCAAAGTGACATCTCTATTTTTGttctcttcatgcaaaaattaaTTGAGTTTAACTTTACAAATcatgtttttgcagtgtacagtTTCTGTGACAAAGCAGAATTCCCATTTGAGATCTTAAAAAAACTGCCCCTGAACAGGAGGAACACATGATCTGGTACAATTCCTCATCTGCATATTAAAATGTAATGTTTGTTGTCTTACTGTGTCCTTCTGGCCCACACTTTGAGCAATGGTATCTGTGCTGTACCAAACTTGCTGCTCTCAAACTTTGCAGTTTCGGACTTGTAAACAGCCAGTGCATCCATAGCATGTTTCTCAGTCGGTCACAACGTCTCTCCTTGCTGCATGTTTCCTAAGATGTCTGAAAAGCTTGTTGGCagcttctcttcttttctccacTGAGTGAACCAATGCTGCCAGGACCTTGTGGATCCTCCAGTATTTCTTGCTCATGCTCAATCATTTTATggagatacatgtagttcagcCAGGAAACATATTACTGAATTATCAATGAGTTTCTTCCCCATATTGACAGCCGTAGACTTGTAATTTGCAAGTTCTTCAGCTTCTGGTTTCTCTCCCTATAAATCATCCTTAAAAAGCGGAAATCTCTGAGAACTGACTGAACATGACTCCTGTCTTGGTTGGAGATGAGCTAGAGAAAGGTTGATTCATTGCTAGCATCAAAGAGAGTCCTCGCGTAATTTCCTGGCATCTTCAAGATTGGAGCTAGAACAATGGTGGCTTGCACATGATCATTAAGGCACTTCTCAGCGTCCTCAGTATACTCCTCGACATCATTGCTGGCATCCCAGACCTGCGCTCCAGCGATTTCTCTGATTATTAACTTTTGAAGAACTGCCTGAGGTTTATATCGGCGTGGGTTGCATCAACCAGCTTCATCCTTGGGTCAGAGAGGACTGGTTTCCGCTGTACACCCTTTGCCTTCTCAGCCAGGACCGATGATGACAATTTGTCAGGATTCATCTCCACATACCGGCCCATGTCTGCAATTTCTTGGAAACTTCTGTCGATGCAGAAGGTGCTAATATGTGTCTTGGCAGTCTCTCGTGTTGTGTGACAGAAGATGCATAGGTAACCAAGCCGCTGCCTTGGAGCCCTCCATAAACGTGGTCCAGTTTTTCATCAATCATGCTGTTATAGATCTTAAGCTTGTTGGAGCTTGTTGACGAGGCAGTATATATCTTCATGGTCTTTCCTTGCATCATCTTCCATTCCCACTTATCCTTCTGAGGAACTGAGCAGAAGTAATCGGACGATTTTCATCCCCTTTGGCCTCCAGAATTGGACGGTTTACTTGCTCTGTCCTCCTCAAACAAGATGATCCGCGAGCCATCATCCGCTATGGCTTCTGActttaaaatgacaaaagaagCTCTGAACGCTTTATTGGGCAGATAGGTGTCGGGAGGAGCCTCGATATATGGCAATGTCGCCCATTCAATCGGCTCCATCTTTCAGTGTTGTATGAATTATTATCTCCTCAGACAATTCATTTTCATGCCGTTTTTTTTCTATGGTGATGTCCAGTCCAGTTTTGGCAACTGCTGCCTGGTAGCTCTATGCCTACCTCACACCATTTGGCTCTGCAAACTCCAAGCACCTCCACAGGTCCTCCTATCAGCTGAGGCTCATTATTACTGCCACCAAACTGTCCTCGAACTATATCAGGCTTAACTGGTGTATAATGGATGTAGGTTGAAGTATCCATCATGCCAAATCGAGCATCACGATCGTCCAGAGCACTTGGTGGTTTTAACATGGTCTCCCTTTTGACTTCAAATAGTATTACTGCTCCCCATATTTTCCCCTCGACTGGAGCAAGACGATTCTCATTGCTAAGCAGTCATCAACAGTGAGGCACCGACCAGAGTCCTGGGATGGTATTCTgaaactctgtcataacttttgtcataaattttgtcatttctctcagagatgtgacaccgctatgattgtcacaaatcggtattctgaacattgtcttttccctgtcatatctctcaaagttcccacccatcttttcggaagcaaaccaatcaaaatcatcgttagttcccagttggagcccttctagccaataggaaagccccgtggcaggtagggcgtatccccaaaacagttgctggcatcacACAACTgcgcgtatattgatgcgcttaattacaaagagagacagggagctgtgaggAATTTTAGAGAAGtagaaaagtaaggaaaacagaaaaaaaatgaggaataaatatgtagggcctaactaattgtagcatgaacaaataattttgaaaattgtcatggaagatgagtgaaactaataccacaatctaatctaaataatatcattatttgcttgacattcagtcggcagggtatcgggatatttggtactaaaatatatgacaaaatttatgactacTACCCCCAAGCAGCTGATTAATTGACCccgtcataacttttgtcatcttttgcttgtataaaaggattacgcgcatttaaagccgtgtatttttgctgcgcgctaaagagaagagacaacatttatgacaatttttgtgataaaagttatgacatccaccagaataccgattttgtcatatctctgagataagataaaatatggagaaaagacaatgttcagaataccgcccctgaaTTTCCTTCCACAGAACAGACACCTACagcaaaaaacaagaaaatagagaaatagaatataatttatgtaaaagtatcaaaattattaattcCCCACTTCTTTCATCCATTAAGATCACACTTTCTCTTCTCTCAGTATA is a window of Lytechinus variegatus isolate NC3 chromosome 2, Lvar_3.0, whole genome shotgun sequence DNA encoding:
- the LOC121406972 gene encoding V(D)J recombination-activating protein 1-like; translated protein: MIKKKLDHADGGLQGSWLRYLCTFCHTTRETAKTHIGTFCIDTSFQEIAYMGRYVEVNPDKLSSSALAEKAKSVQLKPVLSDPKMKLVNATHADINLSQFFKKLIIREIAGAQVWDASNDVEEYIENTEKRLNDHVRATIGLAEAPIFKMPGNYARTLFDASNKSTFLEVIPNQDKKGVLFSQFSEISSF